TAACTGGTGATCCTGCATGCCCTTCATTTTCAGGTCTTGCCTTTCAACTAGGGAATTTTTTAGATACAAACTTTGTATGTTAATTCCTATAATAAATCCTCGCTGCTCTAAATTTTCAGGTCTTGCCTTTAAAATAGTTGATTTTTTAGATACACACTTTCTATGTTAAATCctataataacaataactagATTTGGATTGTGTTACTATTACCCTTCTATTTGACCAACTAATTCCAACACGTGTAAACTCCTATATAGATTGTATTACTCGATCTGAATCCGATATGAATCACTAAAAAAGCAGTTTTGggaaatagttttataaaaaaaaaaaactcttaactGTGGCCTCAAAAATTCCTTCCCAAACTAAATTTTGTggacttaaatataattataaattgataagTGCAATTTATATCCTGATATGAATCTAGAGGGAGTAGTGTAAAAATTCTTGagggtttcctagactatcaattatagaaaaccaacaggatcttgaaatttatggttctcacaaacaatcaataaagaataatagataatgatgtgtacctttctccataggaacttctttctggtgcactttgatttccttgaaaatgagagaaataggatttcacttcctttggcctttcttttctgTCTCTCTCCATTCGTGATGGCTATGGGTGAGAAAAGAGcactttctggtcaggaaggagaccttatttcacgttagtgggtattaagccccttttataaccactactcccatcaagtagcagttaacctagaaacttctcctattaagcccaattacaatttagcccttaatcgttaattatttatttattagtccctactaAGTCAtatgcctctcacatgagacattaattctaacattctcccacttggctcatgtgacattaataaacattatggactaaataaataaatagattaactaacataatgcgcattaaaaattgactaaattgttttatacattgggtacatcataatttcatgattaagaataggaaccaattcgagtcatggcggttgtacatcatctaatcgacatagtcccttctatgtactacaaattagtcttctccttaatatgaccattagttaggagtacataattggtccaacataatgtcttcattcaagacaaaacctgttaacattacttTAACACAAaaatgcatgcaaacatagagaacaggtaatcaaaaacatatcataattgagctcagagtgtcagcaaaattacataaggtaaattacacttaatgatcatcaataacaataatgcccatactttcaacatgttctataaatgtcttgggcgGTAATCCCTTTGTCAAAGGGTCAGCTATCATAAGctttgtgctaatatgttctattgacactctttaTTTCTGAACTTCTTCTTTCACGGcaaagtacttcaattccatatgcttagcacccgtagagtacttgtcgttcttaGAAAAGAATATTGCTgcggagttatcacaatacattttcagcggcctagcaatactgtcgacaattccaagccctgaaataaagttctGCAACCAATTAGCCTaaattgtagcctcaaaacatgctacaaattcaGCTTCCATGGTGGATGCAGCAACAACTGATTGTTTTGCACTCTTCCATGATATTTCTCCTCCGGCTAAGAGAAATACAAAGCCAAGAGTGGATTTTCTTGTATCCACACatccagcaaagtctgagtctgaaTATCCAATCACCTCTAGGTGATCAGACCTCTTATATGTAAGCATGTGGTCTTTTGTTCCCTGTAAGTATCTCAGaactttctttgcagctttccaATGTTCCATTcctggattactttgatatcttcccaaCATTCCGGTTGCAAAGCTTATATCTGGTCGAGTGCAGGTCTGAGCATACATAATACTCccaacaactgatgcatacgGAATTGCTTCCATTTGCTTCCGTTCCAGATCATTTTTAGGACATTGtgcgagactaaatttgtctcctttctgAATTGGAACGGGAGATGCTGAACACTTTTCCATCCTAAATCTCTCTAGTACTTCATTGATATATGCTTTTTGAGAcaagcctaacaatccttgtgatctatttcggaatatttctatccctatcacatagcttgcctcacccatatccttcatttcaaagttactagaaagaaacttcttagtctcatgaagaagaccaagatcattagttgcaagcaaTACATCATCAACATACAGGACTAGAAAcataaccttactcccactgaccttcagatatACACACCGATCAACAGTGTTTTCCTTAaatccaaaggaaacaatggtatcattaaatttcaaataccattggcgggaagcttgCTTAAGACCGTATATTGATTTCATTAAtttgcacaccatgtgttccttCCCTTCAACTGAGAAtcccattggttggtccatataaacatcctcctctaaatctccattcAAAAAGgtagttttcacatccatctgatgtagctctaagtcataatgggctactaatgccatgataatcctgaaagaatcctttcgtgagacTGGTGAAAActtctctttataatcaatgtcatctttctgagtaaatcccttagcaacaagtgtagccttgtaacgttcaaggttgccatgagagtcacgtttagtcttgaagacccacttacaaccaactctcttacaaccctttggtaattctacaaagtcccaaacaccattatgttccatggaatctatctcttctttcatggcatttaaccacttctcagaattatcacaacttacagcttgtgaaaataaaactggatcattatcattaatgcttaagtttgtttctgtttcatgtaagtataccacataatcattcgaaatagttggtcttctttctctttgagactTCCTTAATGCTACTTCATGTGGTTCTTCCACAATGggttcattatgtatcatgggCTCATCATTGTGTTGTACTTCTTCATTACTGTTTGTAGCAATAGCTGAAGTAGTAATCACCTTACTACTAGAGGCAAAAGCTAAAGGgacttgcactctaacttctttaattttcacttctcgtggaactgtactcccactgatttcaccgttttcaatgaaccttgcatttccagtttcgacaattctcatactatgattaggacaataaaacatatacccctttgacttttctggataaccaatgaaatatccactgattgttcttgaatccaattttctttcttgcggatTGTAAATTCTTATTTCTGCCTGGCAACCCCAAACGTGCAGGTGCCTCATACTAGGTGTCCTATTTGTCCacagttcaaaaggtgtctttggaactgccttactaggaaccctattTAACAAATACTTGGCAGTTTTCAaagcatacatccacaaagatacgggcaaggttgaattgattaacatactcctaaccatatccattaaagttctgttacgcctttctgatacaccattttgttgtagCGTACCAGGCATTGTGTATTGCGCACAAATGCCTCGTTTCTAAAGgagcttagcaaatggacctgagtgttgcccagtttcatcatatcttctGTAATACTCACCATCTCTATCagatctaataattttcacatttctgtctaattgtctttctacttcattcaagtaaatttcCAAAGCATTCACTGCCTGAGATTTCTCAtgcagtaagtagacataaccataacgtgaataatcatcaataaaggtgataaagtatctttcccttccgaaagaactaacatcaaaaggtccacaaatatctgtatgcacaatttcaagaagctgaggGCTTCTTGTGGCTCCTTTctttgtgtgttttgtttgttttcccttaatacaatccacacaaatatttagatccgtaaaatctagatcaggaagaatttcattctttattaatctttctatcctttctctagaaatgtgacctaaacgtttatgccacaagaaagcagatcgttcattcactaaactacgtttagtgccaacattatgatgcagagttaaaacGGTTTCAACATACAAACCAtccaatttcaatttatataaaccatcacaaagaacaccagtaccaatgagatgattatacttaaataaactgaaacatccattaccaaaattaaaagagtatccagtaatatcaagtttagataatgaaaccaaattcctagataaactaggtacataaagagtttccagtaaatctaaatgatgtccAGTGTCGAGTTTTAAACGATAAGTCCCGACCGCTTCCACTGGAGCTTTCACTCTATTccccatgaaaacaaacttcttatttgggcttatggtctggattgtaaggaatccctgcatagtattagaaacatgagttgtacatccagaatcaatccaccatgtattatggggaacttcagttaagtttgattcaaaacatacaagagCATTGAGCTCACctttcttttcgaaccaagacttacGCTTTGGGCAATCTTTCTGGAAGTGTCCAGATTTTCCacaaaaatgacaattattgttCTTTGATGCTTTCTTCTGGATTTGCACAGGACCGTCCTTGATCTTTAATGGtcctttgcctttatcatgtttctttacaaatttttttccagctccttgattccctcggtggcttacataatggattgagtgacttccttgattcttaagcctcgtttcttcctgaactaacatactgtgcaattcatgcacattccatttatctttcatggtattataacTCATTTGAAATGGGCCATACTCAGATggtaatgagtttagaataaactgaacaaggaagttctcattcacagccattcccaaggtcttaagtcttgctgcaatgtttgtcatctcaatgacatgttcatgcatagtacgcgaaccatcaaacttcatggtggttagtgtactcattaatgtcccagcaaGAGACTTATCAGCTGTTTGAGAGCGCTCTCCTACTAACCCCATAAACTCTTTAGCACTATCGGTtttagggagagttgtcttaatactgtctgcaacagtcattctcatgaacattaggctgagtctgttagatctttcccaagCTTTATAATGAGCTTTCTGTTCATTGCTACTAGCATTAGTAATAGTAGCAGGCTTCTCTTCCAATATAGCAAGGTCAAGATCCAAAACACCGAgatgaaattggacttgctcattccaatcagagaagttaagcccattaaaaaTTGGTACAGATGATACATGAGAATTCAATGAGTTGGGAACAGGTACTGCATAATAAAACTTCACATAAGCATTTTGTTACATGAAACACAAGTCATACATATAATTTACTCAGATAacaatcaatgtatattgatgttctcctttgggtgacacaccaacacacaacatacaaacatgatgatgctgataaaattttaacattattttgacaattaaatatgcaccaattagtagtatctatttcctttgggtatataaataaaactaatgatacacacaaatcgcctacaataatattcattaattataagaacaactaatcaacctttgggcgatccataaatgccttataacaatgaatttcaattacccataagccaacaatcatataatttagcatccattattctatgagtaattgaaataattattaatttggaattaaataaccttacaaatttggtcactttggtgactaacaaatttaacatacatttaattccaaccaaatatatatggcctgcacatacttattgctattaacaattcatagtcattccattaatttcattctaggccataaaataatatttgcatttatttgtgtttttacaTTCTAACACGTTCAAGCAAATATgtagtatatacatatatttactgctaccaataattgcaaaacattcacattaatttaattatagaacataaactttcaatcctttaatcaTGTTTAATGATCATTTTCgaggaaaaaaaataggcaAGTGGGATTGGAAATAGCAGAAAGGGGTTTGCAAATAGAAATTCGAAAAGGAATCCTTCCCTGCACCCAACGTACATGGCAGTGCTTTtcacaaaattgaaattagCACGTACCTACGTGCAACTTTTGAAAAAAGGATAATATTTGCATTTTCCAAAACGTAATTGGAATTAAAACTTTCTATAAAGTGGTACGTAATTGcccaattttattattattataatatatgattGTCATCTTTGATcttaaacaaaaggcatgaaTTTGCAGTTCGACTAAAGCGTCACTTTTCGCTTTCTTTCCCAAAATGTAATTTCCAAAAATTCTACCGCTTTCATGGCTTTCCTtctcatgaaattttatatatctaGAATTTCATACTTTGCAgcgaaaaatataattaacacgaAAGGCACGTTATCAAAACATGTAATTGAAAATACatgtaacataaattaaaaatccctaaatttcataattagggtttatgcataattgggagaaattaaatcattcttggagaatcataaatttcataacacatgctctgataccacatgtaaaaattcttgagggtttcctagactatcaattataGAAAACCAAAAGGATCTTGAAATTtatggttctcacaaacaatcaataaaggataatagataatgatgtgtacctttctccataggaacttctctctggtgcactttgatttccttgaaaatgagagaaataggatttcacttcctttggcctttcttttctgTCTCTCTCCGTTCGTGATGGCTATGGGTGAGAAAAGAGcactttctggtcaggaaggggaccttatttcacgttagtgggtattaaaccctttttataaccactactcccatcaagtagcagttaacctaaaaacttctcctattaagcccaattacaatttagcccttaatcgttaattatttatttattagtccctactaAGTCATatgtctctcacatgagacattaattctaacaagtAGTACTTCTATACATTTTTATCTGTCCACATTGGAAGATACGACACAAATTAAATTGAGAAGTgcaatttatattatgatatgaCTTCCAAGTCCACTGTCATTTCTCTCTCATTTGTGAAGtccaaaatatttaagaattacaATAATGTCATAATTGAAAAGATAGTAattagtaatttatattttgttgagCTTTAAAACCGAAAGATTAAATAGgaactattttattaaatttaatttatgtaaattttcTCCTTAGTAGTACATGTTAGACAAACTTAgccttcatttattttattttctttatccatCTTTCCTTTACTTAGCTTTGGAGTGTTTTTGGTGTGCTGAGAGGTTAGCTTAGTGTGTCTCTGTCCATCTATATTTTACGTGTGTTTATCGTAACAATATGTAGTTTTGACCGTTTTAAAGAGGCAAAAGAGAGgtaagaatgaaaaatcaatTGATGTGCTTTAAAAGTTTATACCATTTCCAGTTAAAATATTAAGTTTGATGTTACACATGAAAGGTGTGCTTCAGTTTCTTTCAAGACAAAGCATAGGTAAGAAGTCTACATGTTACTTGGAAAGAAACTTTGATAAGTAGATCTAACTCTAAACTCACATGGAAGGTATTCatgttttcttaattcttttatatttttcctatttatttatCCTCTACTGACACTAGCATGTTCTCTGCTCATATATTATTTCTGTAAtttctaattctaatttttgcttcccaatataatataaaatttcatgatGTGCTAAATTGAAGATTACCTTACTGTTGCAGCCCTATGGAAGAAGCTTGAAGGCTCACCCTTTCCTTCATTGAAATCCCAATATAATATGTATCTTTTGGCATTCATTGGAAGAGATAAGGACCCTAACTTCTACTCCAAGGAGGCAACAATCAACGAGTGCACAAAGATaaccctttttttattattataatttgtaatacaCTATTGTTCATGCATAACCAAAAGAATCATATGATGCTGTTAAAAATTTGAggctaattaatttttgtttttgatcaaCAAATAAAAGGGCTATATTGATATAGAGTATGTTGCAAGGGGTACCATCCCATTTACATCAATTCTGAATTTTGCTAACTATTATCTAAACTTCATTTTAACGTCTAGTGTTGCTCAATTAGctgatcattttaattttgtttttagcaaggtcaacaacaaaaaagaatccaGCAAACACTGTATTATTCTATTACccattttttcttccttaataatttcctttaatttgttttgttctttttcagTAAGGACATTTCTCCATCGACATCTAGAAAGCTTTGTCTACACCATCAACCTCAAAGAGTACAATTTTGACCTCTGATACAATATTCTTCTTGCTATTCAAAATGTTTTTctcttgattattttattgttgttattattgttcATTGAAACTTTTTGACATGTTTTCTCGCCATTGAAAATGTGTTTCGATGGATAGTTACTGGCATGAGTTTGGACCATGACTTGGAAATTGTTTCATAATGGACTGTTGATTTTGTTCGACATGATATTGTCTTTTTGAAAAGGATATCTATTTGGAGTTTTCATGTGGTTTGATTATGGATTTTTAACAACTGCTTTTGATATGCCTACTTTTACTATGAATTTCCTGTCATGGATACAGATACGCTTGATTAGATCCTCAATAAATATGGCTCCCATAGATGAAACATAAAGGTCTATCtcagataatgataaaaaaataattatatgttgCTTTTAAGCTTGATCTAGCCTGCTCTTTAGAGTGTCCAATTTTTCTGCTTTTCCTTTTTGGCCTATAAAGAGGTCCAAGAAGTAGCATGCAAGAGGATACTAAAATTCAATATCAGCTATGATAAAGTGGTGGCAATGATGTTTTACTTATCCACTTGGCGGACAAAAATTAGTTTCTCCCTTGACTTCGTTCCAGTTCAGGTTGTTTAATCTTTTTGACATGTTTAGTCAATATTTCAACACTCATTGtcatacataaatattatagTTATGttcatctgatttttttttgtttccaattTGTTTCTTAATATATGATGTAGGCATCCTGCAAGGTCCATTTTCCACTCTCTGATTCCAATGATCCTCCCTACTACGAGCCTGTAAGTGAAAAGTTTTATGTTTCAATTTTAGGTTCATAATTGTGGGCACTATCGCATGTTCAAGCTGCACCAATGCTAACTTTTAATCGGACTCAAAAGTTACTTCGTATTTTACGCAGCAATCCCTACCTCTACGGACACCTCAAGGATTCAGTTTCCATATTTCACCTGTTCAACTTTCATCCAACAAATTAGCAAAACAATATACACGGTCTAAGGGGCCTGCTTTTGCATTGTATGTCTGCCTATGCTTCATAAAAGCTTACCATATTTCGTGTCTTATGAATGTAGGATATATGTATTACTCCTTGTTCTATATGTGAATTAGTATGTCACTGTTATGCAATTTAAGTTGTACATAGGATGGGTTGTCAATTAGTATGTCACTGTTATGCAATTTAAGTTGTACATAGGATGGGTTGTCATGTTAATTATAGAACTTCATAGAAATGTATTGATGGTGTGTGAatctttatattatcaattaataaacaaatagaTATTTTGCATTGTACATGCGCAAATATAATCAACAAATTGTATTGTGTTTCAAACCCATTTAAGttaatacaattttaaataaataaatttaaaggcCATTTTTTATCGTAAACATCATTTAGGTCTTTGTCATCTTGAAGACTGCATACAATGTTTCAAAAGAAAGATTACCACAAGCTCctgaaaaataacattatatgcttatttatatattaaatttttacaatCAAATGATAAATTATCCGCGGTATAAAATCgttcaataaaaaacataaatatatatatatatatatatatatatatatatatatatatatatattgtgacatagggaatgaaaaataaaattaagcacGCAAACAgagtgagaatttttttttttaccaatgtcatcttttttatttttaaaaaatttagatatcattttatcttgactattttattttaaaaaacttattttaatgaCAAATTCAATATTGATAAAGTGtacaatgaaaaaatataatcaataaattaaatccTATTTGCGAATTTATTGTAAATGAAAAACCATATTTGTGGATGccacttgcaaaaaaaaatctcaaaaaaaaaatcgcaTGCTtgctaaataaataatcaacGAAATCAATATACTGCACTCTATAAAACTCTTTAGTATCAATGttaacctttttttcttttttttttataatattttcttttaattcttgcaTTAAAAATCAATTGACAAACGATACAGAGTTACCGACTAGTAAATATATAACACAAATTTCAAGATATTACAACTCTTCCCTccgtttttatattataaactatttaattattattaatttattaatatgaattttacAACAGGCCAGGTG
The genomic region above belongs to Glycine max cultivar Williams 82 chromosome 14, Glycine_max_v4.0, whole genome shotgun sequence and contains:
- the LOC121173438 gene encoding secreted RxLR effector protein 161-like, whose translation is MEKCSASPVPIQKGDKFSLAQCPKNDLERKQMEAIPYASVVGSIMYAQTCTRPDISFATGMLGRYQSNPGMEHWKAAKKVLRYLQGTKDHMLTYKRSDHLEVIGYSDSDFAGCVDTRKSTLGFVFLLAGGEISWKSAKQSVVAASTMEAEFVACFEATI